ATTCGGACAGCGTCACTGCAGGCCAGATCAGCCTGTGGGCAGTGATTGGTCTCTGTACCGGGATTGTTCCAGCGGCCCTATCCGTGGTGGTTCTCTGTATTGCTTCCGCTCTGATTGATAAACTGACGGGACTGCGTCTCTTGAAATATAACTGGAATCATAATCATTAACGGACAATTAAGAGACTACTCAATCTTAATACCTTGAACCTCACCGCCTGACTCCTAAGAAGACTGCTGCTCACTTTCAATTTCGAAATGCCGCACCGCGGTATCATTTAGCGCACGTGTGGCAATCGCTACAGAAAGGCCCACCGCCAGCATACCAACCAGGCCAATTCCGACACTCACGATTTTTCCGATGGCCGTCTCAGGAGTGATATCACCATAGCCGATGGTCAAACCGGTGATGCAGGTAAAGTAAATCGCATCCCCAAAATCGATATTCTCATATCTCCAGATCAGAATCGCTCCCAGGAAAAGAATCAGGAGCAACCCGTAGATAATTTCCTGGATGTAAGACGCATAACGCTTGAAAGCAGAGAGAAATTCAAGAAACAGAGGCAGACGCTTTTCTATCACGTGTCGTAACATGGGTTGCATTTCATTTTGCTAAATGATTGAGAGAATAAGTGAATCACAGACAGGCGAAAGTCTGGCTGTGGCTGATGTGAACTTGAACTGAATGACGTGTTGTAGAAGTAAGACAGATTCCTGCCCCCTCTCCGGCAAGCTCATTCAAACAACTCAAGTTCAGAATAAGTTCGTTGAGTTCTCAGCATCAATCAGTGCTGCGACCTGCCTTCACGTATTGTTTCAACAGCGCGTGCATCTGCATAACTTTCTCGGGGTGTTTACCTGAAATGTCGGTCGACTCGGCGATATCCTGATCCAGGTCATACAGTTGATATTTCACCGGGACACTATTATCCAGAACCTCGTTGATGGTTTTCGGTCCCTTGACCATCAGCTTATACGGTCCCTGGCGGACGGCGAACGTACCATTGTGATGATTGTGGATAATCGCTTTGTGAAACGAAACAGGCCGCGATTCACCAGTTAATGCCGAATAAAAACTGACGCCGTCTTCAGCAGTGTTGCTGTCTAAATTGACGTTCAACATCTCCGCCAGCGTGGGCAGGACATCGTTAAACACAATCGTCGTCGCACACTGTTCGCCCGGCTTGATTTTATCAGGCCAGCGCACAATAAACGGCACACGGTGTCCCCCTTCTTCGAGGCCCCCCTTCCAGCCGCTGCAGTCGCCGGTACTGTCATGTCCATAAATCTGTGTATCCCCCCGCACCCAGCGCTGCGGATAGCCGCGCGTCCGATCAACGGGTCCGTTATCGCTGGTGAAGAATAACAGCGTGTTGTCTGCGATGCCCAGTTCGTCGAGTTTACTGAGCAGTCTGCCGACATGGTGATCTAGTTCGACGACGAAATCTCCGTACGTACCTGCCTTGCTCTTCCCGACGAATTCCTCGTTGGGAACAATCGGATTGTGAGGCGTCGTCATGGCATAATACAGGAAGAAAGGCTGATCGGGTTTCGCGCGGACCGAAGTCTCGACGAACTCACACGCCTTGTTCGAAAGCGTCGGCACCAGGCGATCCATCGTGTAACCCTCGGCGATGATGTTATCATCCCGGCCAAACCATTCGCCGTGTATTTTCTTCGCCTGCTCCGTCGTCAGCGTGGGAATCACGGTCACGCGATTGTTCTCGATGAACGCCGCCGGGTTCATCTCCGCAGAACCGGCAGTGCCGAAGGAGTAGGCGAATCCATAGTCTTTCGGCCCCTTTAATGCGGGAGCAGCGAAGTCGATGTTTTTGAAGTTCTGGTAATTGGGATCGACGCGAATCTGTTCCCGCTCGCTTTCGTCGTGCAGCTTCCAGTCAATCCCCTGATGCCATTTCCCCACCAGCCCGGTCTGATAACCGGCGTCCTGCATCAGATTCGCAATTGTCCTGCGTCCCGGTTCAATCAACGTGCCGGCGAAGTTAGCGAGATTGCCCCCCGATCCCAGTCGCGTGCGCCACATGTAGCGACCGGTAAGCAGGCCATAGCGGGAAGGCACACAATACGATCCCGCGGCATGCGCGTCGGTAAACACCAGACCCTGCCGCGCGAGTTGGTCCAGATGCGGAGTCGGTATGCGGCTCTGTCTGTTGAGCGCCGTCACATCCCCCAGTCCCATGTCATCCGCGAGAATGATGACGACGTTGGGTCGAGGTGACTGATCCGCCGCTGATAATTCTGTTGATTCAATAAACGACATCAGCATGAAACAGCAGACCAGAGTGATAATAAGCCTTCGCATGGTGTATTCCTCAACAGTGCGTCTTTAATAACAGACGCAGAGTGCGATGATAAGTTCTACTAATAAACTACACAAAAAGAAGGCGGAAGGGAATATTCAAGACACCTGCACCGCCATACC
The sequence above is a segment of the Gimesia algae genome. Coding sequences within it:
- a CDS encoding potassium channel family protein, whose amino-acid sequence is MLRHVIEKRLPLFLEFLSAFKRYASYIQEIIYGLLLILFLGAILIWRYENIDFGDAIYFTCITGLTIGYGDITPETAIGKIVSVGIGLVGMLAVGLSVAIATRALNDTAVRHFEIESEQQSS
- a CDS encoding sulfatase family protein — encoded protein: MRRLIITLVCCFMLMSFIESTELSAADQSPRPNVVIILADDMGLGDVTALNRQSRIPTPHLDQLARQGLVFTDAHAAGSYCVPSRYGLLTGRYMWRTRLGSGGNLANFAGTLIEPGRRTIANLMQDAGYQTGLVGKWHQGIDWKLHDESEREQIRVDPNYQNFKNIDFAAPALKGPKDYGFAYSFGTAGSAEMNPAAFIENNRVTVIPTLTTEQAKKIHGEWFGRDDNIIAEGYTMDRLVPTLSNKACEFVETSVRAKPDQPFFLYYAMTTPHNPIVPNEEFVGKSKAGTYGDFVVELDHHVGRLLSKLDELGIADNTLLFFTSDNGPVDRTRGYPQRWVRGDTQIYGHDSTGDCSGWKGGLEEGGHRVPFIVRWPDKIKPGEQCATTIVFNDVLPTLAEMLNVNLDSNTAEDGVSFYSALTGESRPVSFHKAIIHNHHNGTFAVRQGPYKLMVKGPKTINEVLDNSVPVKYQLYDLDQDIAESTDISGKHPEKVMQMHALLKQYVKAGRSTD